One genomic segment of Streptomyces sp. NBC_00239 includes these proteins:
- a CDS encoding lipase family protein, producing the protein MSKAAVRLLALAVATAAVAMTAAPTATAAGSVPAPTVNSAPAAATASAGDAFYAYDGDEPLSAFAPGTVLKTRTLRYHLVGIPTPLQAVQLLYRTTDAQGRPSANVTTVVHAPTGDGSKAVSYQSFYDSLNPEDGPSRAIAGGVTLGGLIPNAEAVLLAPLLAQGYDLVIPDTEGQQANFAAGPEYGTSTLDSIRAATRAAESRLDSATAFGLIGYSGGAIATNWAAALAPSYAPDVNRKLVGYAEGGLLVDPAHNLKYVDGSLAWSGVIPMAVIGVSRSYGIDLQTYLSSYGLKVYKELERGSIINALGHYPGLTWKKMAKAEYANPNSIPEFVDAMNKLNLGSAGTPTIPGFIAQGDAGVLEGTFGSRPGIGTGDGVMVAGDVRTLARQYCATGNSAVKYSQYELLSHTTAAVAWAPVALGWLNDRFAGRAAPSDCGRIPAGNSLAPEKAAQLP; encoded by the coding sequence GTGTCCAAGGCAGCCGTTCGCCTGCTCGCCCTCGCGGTCGCCACCGCGGCGGTGGCCATGACCGCCGCGCCCACGGCCACCGCCGCCGGCTCCGTACCGGCACCGACCGTCAACTCCGCGCCGGCAGCCGCAACCGCATCGGCAGGCGACGCGTTCTACGCGTACGACGGCGACGAGCCCCTGTCCGCGTTCGCACCGGGCACCGTGCTGAAGACCCGGACGCTGCGGTACCACCTCGTCGGCATCCCCACGCCCCTCCAGGCCGTCCAGCTGCTCTACCGCACCACCGACGCCCAGGGCCGGCCCTCCGCCAACGTGACCACCGTGGTGCACGCCCCGACGGGCGACGGCAGCAAGGCCGTGTCCTACCAGTCGTTCTACGACTCGCTGAACCCGGAGGACGGGCCGTCCCGGGCGATCGCCGGCGGCGTCACGCTCGGCGGCCTCATCCCCAACGCCGAGGCCGTCCTCCTGGCGCCGCTGCTGGCGCAGGGCTACGACCTCGTCATCCCGGACACCGAGGGACAGCAGGCGAACTTCGCCGCGGGGCCGGAGTACGGGACCAGCACCCTGGACTCGATCCGCGCCGCGACCAGGGCGGCGGAGAGCCGGCTCGACTCCGCCACCGCATTCGGCCTGATCGGCTACTCGGGCGGAGCCATCGCCACCAACTGGGCGGCCGCACTCGCGCCGAGCTACGCGCCGGACGTCAACCGCAAGCTGGTCGGCTATGCCGAGGGCGGCCTGCTCGTGGACCCGGCACACAACCTGAAGTACGTGGACGGCTCACTGGCGTGGTCGGGTGTCATCCCGATGGCGGTCATCGGGGTCTCCCGCTCCTACGGCATCGACCTCCAGACCTACCTCAGCAGCTACGGTCTGAAGGTGTACAAGGAGCTGGAACGCGGCTCGATCATCAACGCCCTCGGCCACTACCCCGGGCTGACCTGGAAGAAGATGGCGAAGGCGGAGTACGCCAACCCCAACTCGATCCCCGAGTTCGTGGACGCCATGAACAAGCTCAACCTCGGCTCGGCCGGCACCCCCACCATCCCCGGATTCATCGCCCAGGGCGACGCGGGCGTCCTGGAAGGCACCTTCGGCAGCCGCCCGGGAATCGGCACGGGCGACGGCGTCATGGTCGCCGGAGACGTACGGACGCTCGCCCGGCAGTACTGTGCGACCGGCAACTCCGCCGTCAAGTACAGCCAGTACGAGCTGCTCAGCCACACGACCGCAGCCGTCGCCTGGGCGCCCGTCGCCCTGGGCTGGCTGAACGACCGATTCGCCGGCAGGGCGGCCCCGTCCGACTGCGGCCGCATACCCGCCGGAAACTCCCTGGCCCCGGAGAAGGCGGCGCAGCTGCCCTGA
- a CDS encoding mucoidy inhibitor MuiA family protein: MSTAPKPIALPVTAVTCLEDRAHVERTVVLDLDAGVRRLVLGPVSALAVDRTLHAELTADHPAAVLDVRLVRSWTPRGPRPSPDDSALRHRVHALEEERIALGQRRDRLLARLDLLGRLAVDLLREIGEEAGRGEGEVPRWTAELDRVDEERDTHGEQLRAAEANLSTLDAELGALRRAMDLSEEQPAELVGHIELTVESAAAGPVELRLSHLTPCALWRPAYRAVLAGESLTLETDAVVWQRTGEDWSDVRLTLSTARSALATEPPRLFEDRLALEDRSAAERRTIDVELREEEIGTLGPAPVAGLPAVDDGGEARVLHCPAPVSVPGDGRAHRVPVSAFTTAARSEYACSPELSPLVTRVVRFDNRSGHALLAGPVDLVRGSGFGGRSTLEFTAPGTAGELAFGSSDDCRVVRYTEESRESAGITQRTVVTRTVRLHVSRFSGPGDLGEQLLVLRERIPVAEVSAVEVRLHAPACSPVPDAVDAEGIVRWDLTVPPGGRRTVTLVYELSAKGKVTGL; this comes from the coding sequence GTGTCCACGGCCCCGAAGCCGATCGCCCTTCCCGTCACCGCCGTGACCTGTCTGGAGGACCGCGCGCACGTCGAGCGCACCGTCGTGCTCGACCTCGATGCCGGGGTCCGGCGGCTGGTCCTCGGACCGGTCAGTGCGCTGGCCGTCGACCGGACCCTGCATGCCGAGCTGACCGCCGACCACCCGGCCGCCGTGCTCGACGTGCGGCTCGTCCGCAGTTGGACGCCGCGCGGGCCGCGGCCGTCCCCCGACGACTCCGCGCTGCGCCACCGCGTGCACGCCCTCGAAGAGGAGCGGATCGCCCTCGGGCAGCGACGCGACCGGCTGCTCGCCCGCCTCGACCTGCTGGGCCGCCTCGCGGTCGATCTGCTGCGCGAGATCGGCGAGGAAGCCGGCCGCGGTGAGGGCGAAGTGCCGCGCTGGACGGCCGAACTGGACCGGGTCGACGAGGAACGAGACACGCACGGCGAACAACTCCGCGCGGCGGAGGCCAACTTGTCGACGCTCGACGCCGAACTCGGGGCGCTCCGGCGAGCGATGGACCTCTCCGAGGAGCAGCCCGCCGAGCTGGTCGGCCACATCGAGCTGACCGTGGAGAGCGCGGCCGCCGGGCCGGTCGAGCTGCGCCTGAGCCACCTCACCCCGTGTGCGCTGTGGCGGCCCGCCTACCGGGCCGTGCTCGCGGGGGAATCCCTGACGCTGGAGACCGACGCCGTGGTCTGGCAGCGCACCGGCGAGGACTGGTCGGACGTACGGCTGACGCTGTCGACGGCCCGGTCGGCGCTGGCCACCGAGCCGCCGCGGCTGTTCGAAGACAGGCTGGCGCTTGAGGACCGCTCCGCGGCGGAGCGCCGCACGATCGACGTCGAGCTGCGCGAGGAGGAGATCGGGACCCTCGGTCCGGCCCCGGTGGCGGGTCTCCCGGCGGTGGACGACGGTGGCGAGGCCCGGGTGCTGCACTGCCCCGCGCCCGTGTCCGTGCCCGGGGACGGCCGCGCCCACCGCGTGCCCGTGTCCGCCTTCACCACGGCCGCACGCAGCGAGTACGCCTGTTCGCCCGAGCTGTCCCCGCTGGTCACCCGAGTGGTGCGGTTCGACAACCGGTCGGGGCACGCCCTGCTCGCCGGGCCCGTGGACCTGGTCCGCGGCAGCGGGTTCGGCGGGCGCAGCACGCTGGAGTTCACCGCACCCGGCACTGCCGGTGAGCTGGCCTTCGGCAGCAGCGACGACTGCCGGGTGGTGCGGTACACGGAGGAGTCCCGCGAGTCGGCCGGGATCACCCAGCGGACGGTGGTCACCCGCACGGTCCGCCTGCACGTGTCCCGGTTCTCCGGCCCCGGCGACCTGGGCGAGCAGCTCCTGGTCCTGCGGGAGCGGATCCCGGTCGCCGAGGTGTCGGCAGTGGAGGTGCGCCTGCACGCCCCGGCCTGCTCCCCGGTGCCCGACGCGGTCGATGCCGAGGGCATCGTCCGCTGGGACCTCACCGTCCCGCCCGGCGGCCGCCGTACGGTGACCCTGGTCTACGAGCTGTCGGCGAAGGGCAAGGTCACCGGCCTCTGA
- a CDS encoding NAD(P)/FAD-dependent oxidoreductase: MTADVALPVIVLSDPDPLRRHETAELVQSWYRTSFRVLQVGGPAEVVRALTSLAERKVPVAAVLADEAPDPAAAQHAGVRWLPLAGHRGAASDAPAGAVPGHENPAEHMRGVLDDSLCTWNADCHGDLPTAEVRGSRFSPAAYAVRDFLARSGVIFRWLPEEAVQDAPVTVRLGDGTAMVDPSISELAERLGLIRPAAQDHYDVAVIGGGPGGLSAAVYAAAEGMSVVVIEDDAPGGQAGSTSRIENYLGFPVGLTGGDLAQRALQQARRARVEWQPTRVASRVTPTGTGGHAVEFVKAGTDEAASVTAAAVVVATGVDWNRLKAPGVDRLLNSGVYYGSCLSDAPSAAGEDVYMVGAGNSAGQAALYFARYARTVTLCVRGTDLGAAMSSYLVQRIERTPGLKVLLGTEVSECLGETTLTGLRLRDREGGERTVPAHCLYVLIGGHPSTDWLGGTLKLDDRGYVLTGSGGAGPDALPMETSLPGVFAVGDVRAGSVKRVGAAVGEGAAVAQSLVEYRRRHPERFQDARAVCGF; this comes from the coding sequence TTGACGGCCGATGTCGCACTGCCGGTGATCGTTCTCTCCGACCCCGACCCGCTCCGCCGGCACGAGACGGCCGAGCTGGTCCAAAGCTGGTACCGGACCTCGTTCCGCGTGCTCCAGGTCGGAGGGCCGGCGGAAGTGGTCCGGGCACTGACCTCGCTGGCCGAACGGAAGGTGCCCGTGGCGGCCGTGCTCGCCGACGAGGCCCCGGACCCGGCCGCCGCACAGCACGCCGGCGTCCGCTGGCTGCCGCTCGCCGGGCATCGCGGCGCCGCCTCCGACGCCCCCGCCGGGGCGGTGCCGGGCCACGAGAACCCGGCCGAGCACATGCGGGGCGTGCTCGACGATTCCCTCTGCACGTGGAACGCCGACTGCCACGGGGACCTGCCGACCGCCGAGGTGCGCGGGAGCCGCTTCTCACCCGCCGCCTACGCGGTACGCGACTTCCTCGCCCGCAGCGGCGTGATCTTCCGCTGGCTGCCCGAAGAAGCGGTGCAGGACGCCCCGGTGACCGTCCGGCTCGGCGACGGCACCGCGATGGTGGACCCCTCGATCAGCGAACTGGCCGAGCGGCTCGGACTCATCCGCCCGGCCGCGCAGGACCACTACGACGTCGCGGTCATCGGCGGTGGTCCCGGCGGCCTGTCGGCGGCGGTGTACGCCGCCGCCGAGGGCATGAGCGTCGTCGTGATCGAGGACGACGCGCCCGGCGGGCAGGCGGGCTCGACCTCCCGGATCGAGAACTACCTGGGCTTCCCCGTCGGCCTCACCGGCGGCGATCTCGCCCAGCGCGCGTTGCAGCAGGCCCGGCGGGCCCGCGTCGAGTGGCAGCCCACCCGGGTGGCGAGCCGGGTGACCCCGACGGGCACGGGCGGGCACGCCGTCGAGTTCGTCAAGGCGGGCACCGACGAGGCGGCGTCGGTGACGGCGGCCGCGGTGGTGGTCGCCACGGGCGTGGACTGGAACCGACTGAAGGCTCCCGGCGTCGACCGCCTGCTCAACTCCGGCGTGTACTACGGCTCCTGCCTGTCCGACGCCCCCTCGGCCGCCGGGGAGGACGTGTACATGGTGGGCGCGGGCAACTCCGCAGGACAGGCCGCCCTCTACTTCGCCCGCTACGCCCGCACCGTCACCTTGTGCGTGCGGGGCACCGACCTCGGCGCCGCCATGTCGAGCTACCTGGTGCAGCGCATCGAGCGGACCCCGGGCCTGAAGGTCCTCCTGGGCACCGAAGTGTCCGAATGCCTCGGCGAGACCACCCTCACCGGGCTCAGGCTCCGCGACCGCGAGGGCGGCGAGCGCACGGTCCCCGCGCACTGCCTCTACGTCCTGATCGGCGGCCACCCGTCGACGGACTGGCTCGGCGGCACGCTGAAGCTCGACGACCGCGGCTACGTCCTGACCGGAAGCGGCGGCGCCGGCCCCGACGCGCTGCCGATGGAGACGAGCCTGCCCGGGGTGTTCGCGGTGGGGGACGTGCGTGCCGGGTCCGTCAAGCGGGTCGGCGCCGCCGTGGGCGAAGGGGCCGCCGTCGCCCAGTCGTTGGTCGAGTACCGGCGCCGGCACCCCGAGCGCTTCCAGGACGCCCGAGCGGTCTGCGGCTTCTGA
- a CDS encoding EF-hand domain-containing protein, translating to MSVLDIKLDRSFDVFDSDRDGRLEKADVIGLSDKLAESLGVAPDAVNVLRDSLSDLWDTVFQRMDKNADGGVDRQEFRAAFRARIVTDQNRIWERIRNMSNAWTELADRDGDGMLSREEYTSLLHGMFRLPRETFDEAFNRLDVDGDGQLSREEISSAMKEYYTSEDYSARGNQFFGRL from the coding sequence GTGAGCGTTCTGGACATCAAGCTGGACCGGTCGTTCGACGTCTTCGACTCGGACCGCGACGGGCGGCTCGAAAAGGCGGACGTCATCGGCCTGTCGGACAAGCTCGCCGAATCGCTCGGTGTCGCCCCGGACGCCGTCAACGTACTGCGGGACTCGCTGTCGGACCTCTGGGACACCGTCTTCCAGAGGATGGACAAGAACGCCGACGGCGGCGTCGACCGGCAGGAGTTCCGGGCGGCGTTCCGGGCCCGGATCGTCACCGACCAGAACCGGATCTGGGAACGGATCCGGAACATGAGCAACGCCTGGACCGAGCTCGCCGACCGCGACGGCGACGGCATGCTGAGCCGGGAGGAGTACACCTCGCTGCTCCACGGCATGTTCCGGCTGCCCCGGGAGACCTTCGACGAGGCGTTCAACCGCCTGGACGTCGACGGCGACGGGCAGTTGAGCCGTGAGGAGATCAGCTCCGCGATGAAGGAGTACTACACGAGCGAGGACTACTCGGCCCGCGGGAACCAGTTCTTCGGGCGCCTGTGA
- a CDS encoding PucR family transcriptional regulator, whose product MASNAADRVPVPQFGGVPVDKRLQAATGSLERAVMARLVERLPVYGTLPSEHLGGDIAKQVTRGIRSFAEVLRTGELPGPAEQAEIRESSARRADEGVPLEAVVSAYHLGAEECAAQVFPTAEPGDLDDVLLVQRQLLAYLRLVTCEVAAGYVQERQTALSDEQVALQSLLARLLEGGSPQAAADRAGIRLPPCYLVLSLTVGPHPDELVPGVNHAVAARRKLRRLRNELQRRTTGVPLSVLSAEGGLVLLPYETPAADFGPADRDRLSSMVEQLGRTCGAEVLAAAAAAAPEGVAGAARLAGEVREVAAASGRGPGLYLLDDVLLEYQLSRPSPAREGLAALLGPLDARPELIDTLRVFLACSLDRRRAAARLQIHPNTVDYRLRKATEFTGLDAARGADVLTLRAALAARDAVRQAGTDTDRPADRPLTAK is encoded by the coding sequence ATGGCGTCCAACGCCGCCGACCGCGTCCCGGTGCCGCAGTTCGGCGGCGTTCCGGTCGACAAGCGGCTCCAGGCCGCCACCGGATCGTTGGAGCGCGCGGTCATGGCCCGGCTCGTGGAGCGGCTGCCCGTATACGGAACGCTTCCTTCGGAACACTTGGGCGGGGACATCGCCAAGCAGGTGACCCGCGGCATCCGGAGCTTCGCCGAGGTGCTGCGCACCGGCGAGCTGCCGGGCCCGGCCGAACAGGCGGAGATCCGCGAGTCGTCGGCCCGGCGCGCCGACGAGGGTGTCCCGCTGGAGGCCGTGGTCAGCGCCTACCACCTCGGTGCGGAAGAGTGCGCCGCCCAGGTCTTCCCGACGGCCGAACCGGGCGACCTGGACGACGTCCTGCTGGTGCAGCGTCAGCTGCTCGCCTACCTCAGGCTGGTGACCTGCGAGGTCGCGGCCGGATACGTGCAGGAGCGGCAGACGGCGCTGAGCGACGAACAGGTCGCCCTGCAGTCACTGCTGGCCCGGCTGCTGGAGGGCGGCAGCCCGCAGGCCGCTGCCGACCGCGCCGGCATCCGCCTGCCGCCCTGCTACCTCGTACTGAGCCTCACGGTGGGGCCGCACCCCGACGAGCTGGTGCCCGGCGTGAACCACGCGGTCGCCGCGCGCCGCAAACTCCGGCGGCTGCGCAACGAATTGCAGCGCCGGACGACCGGCGTCCCGCTGTCCGTGCTGTCCGCCGAAGGCGGGCTGGTGCTCCTCCCGTACGAGACGCCGGCCGCCGACTTCGGCCCCGCGGACCGGGACCGGCTCTCCTCGATGGTCGAACAGCTCGGCCGGACGTGCGGCGCCGAGGTGCTGGCCGCGGCGGCGGCCGCGGCGCCGGAGGGCGTCGCCGGGGCCGCCCGGCTGGCCGGGGAGGTCCGCGAGGTGGCGGCGGCGTCCGGCCGCGGGCCCGGCCTGTACCTGCTCGACGACGTGCTGCTCGAATACCAGCTGAGCCGCCCGAGCCCGGCCAGGGAAGGACTCGCCGCACTGCTCGGCCCATTGGACGCGCGCCCGGAGCTGATCGACACGTTGCGCGTCTTCCTCGCGTGCAGCCTCGACCGGCGCCGGGCAGCCGCCCGGCTCCAGATCCACCCGAACACGGTGGACTACCGCCTGCGCAAGGCGACGGAGTTCACCGGACTGGACGCCGCCCGCGGCGCCGACGTCCTGACGCTGCGCGCCGCCCTGGCCGCCCGCGACGCCGTCCGCCAGGCCGGAACCGACACCGACCGGCCCGCGGACCGCCCCCTCACCGCGAAGTGA
- a CDS encoding DUF4139 domain-containing protein: MTVEPAQRWGSTLDSVVVYAQGAVCHRLARGVVPPDGRVRVTGLPRSMDPDSLRARVLGASGRRVTGARVEVEAGAEPSTIENGTGTGTGTPDELRREVDRLREAHAAAQGRRDRQIGLIKEIRELHPVPPARRRDDPHRRTPVDAWLELADFVDGRLAVLHSRLVELEAALRDVEHELAVAADRLSRASTDTPSAHVSTTVSVLLSLDAVDSLASLDPADSADSADGSGDALEEPELTLELEYGVPGAVWAPSYRLTHRQGDSDGRLMLRASVAQRTGEDWTGVRIALATADLQRRTDLPKLRSIRVGRRQAAPTVSGWREPPAGLGDLFAGYDAAGPAPAPAAVPAPAGAGSPSLPTTVGSTAPRPPAPAPLRAAAPAPQAYGGPPPPALAAPGGSYGAAARGSGDGAFAGARAAMAPAAPGAAAPPAPKPSPPPAGPPQPSGAELDYAALVLCGPEEHGGRRGRLFPGSSFDAVAAEHRRRAEAVAVLPLPGHAVRPRESAGSFDHRFDASARADVPSDGTWHTVTVTEIPVGLHTEYLCVPSVEQTVYGTLVLSNATDRALLAGPVEVTVDDRFLLTAALPTLAPGGVRRVGLGPAEGIRVTRRTHLRESTAGLRGNTTVLDHRVHVELANRLARPVTVEVRERVPVTSESDVRIEERADWTAPEQGGGAGPERHVPGTRVWRVDLPSGGAVALDGGYEIRIPAGKALAGGNRRS; the protein is encoded by the coding sequence ATGACGGTGGAGCCTGCACAGAGGTGGGGGTCGACCCTCGATTCGGTCGTGGTGTACGCGCAGGGCGCGGTCTGCCACCGCCTGGCCCGGGGCGTCGTGCCGCCGGACGGCCGGGTGCGGGTGACGGGACTGCCCCGCTCGATGGACCCGGACTCCCTGCGGGCCCGGGTCCTGGGAGCCTCCGGCAGGCGCGTCACCGGGGCCCGGGTGGAAGTCGAGGCCGGGGCCGAGCCGTCCACCATCGAAAACGGAACCGGCACCGGCACCGGCACGCCCGACGAGTTGCGGCGCGAGGTGGACCGGCTGCGCGAGGCGCACGCGGCGGCCCAGGGCCGGCGGGACCGGCAGATCGGTCTGATCAAGGAGATCAGGGAACTCCACCCGGTCCCGCCGGCGCGCAGGCGGGACGACCCGCACCGCCGCACCCCGGTCGACGCGTGGCTGGAGCTCGCCGACTTCGTCGACGGCCGGCTGGCGGTCCTGCACTCCCGCCTCGTCGAGCTGGAAGCGGCTCTGCGGGACGTCGAGCACGAGCTCGCCGTCGCCGCGGACAGGCTCTCCCGCGCCTCCACGGACACACCGTCAGCGCACGTGAGCACGACCGTCTCCGTGCTCCTCTCCCTCGATGCCGTCGATTCCCTCGCTTCCCTCGACCCCGCCGACTCCGCCGACTCCGCCGACGGGAGCGGTGATGCCCTGGAGGAACCGGAGCTGACGCTGGAGCTGGAGTACGGCGTGCCGGGCGCCGTGTGGGCGCCGTCCTATCGCCTCACCCACCGTCAGGGCGACAGCGACGGCCGTCTGATGCTGCGTGCCTCGGTCGCCCAGCGCACCGGTGAGGACTGGACCGGCGTACGCATCGCCCTGGCCACCGCCGACCTACAGCGTCGGACCGACCTGCCGAAGCTCCGCTCGATCCGGGTCGGACGCCGTCAGGCCGCCCCCACGGTCTCCGGCTGGCGGGAGCCGCCGGCGGGGCTGGGCGACCTGTTCGCCGGGTACGACGCGGCAGGCCCGGCCCCCGCTCCGGCCGCCGTACCCGCGCCGGCCGGGGCCGGATCGCCGTCCCTGCCCACGACGGTCGGCTCAACCGCACCACGGCCACCCGCTCCGGCTCCCCTACGAGCCGCGGCACCGGCACCCCAGGCCTACGGCGGGCCGCCGCCGCCGGCGCTCGCGGCACCCGGCGGCTCGTACGGCGCGGCCGCGCGCGGCTCCGGCGACGGTGCCTTCGCCGGAGCCCGCGCCGCCATGGCTCCGGCGGCCCCCGGCGCGGCCGCGCCGCCCGCGCCGAAGCCATCGCCTCCGCCGGCCGGGCCGCCGCAGCCGAGCGGCGCCGAGCTCGACTACGCCGCCCTCGTCCTGTGCGGCCCGGAGGAGCACGGCGGTCGCAGAGGCCGGCTGTTCCCCGGCTCTTCCTTCGACGCGGTGGCGGCCGAGCACCGGCGCCGCGCCGAAGCGGTGGCAGTGCTGCCGCTGCCCGGCCACGCGGTGCGGCCCCGCGAGTCGGCGGGTTCGTTCGACCACCGCTTCGATGCGTCCGCCCGCGCGGACGTCCCGTCGGACGGCACCTGGCACACCGTCACCGTCACCGAGATTCCGGTCGGTCTCCACACCGAGTACCTGTGTGTGCCGTCCGTGGAGCAGACCGTGTACGGGACGCTGGTGCTGTCCAACGCCACCGACCGGGCGCTGCTGGCCGGTCCGGTGGAGGTCACCGTCGACGACCGGTTCCTGCTGACCGCGGCGCTTCCCACGCTCGCCCCCGGCGGTGTCCGCCGGGTGGGGCTCGGGCCGGCCGAGGGCATCCGCGTCACCCGCCGTACGCACCTGCGCGAGTCGACCGCGGGGCTGCGCGGCAACACCACCGTGCTCGATCACCGCGTGCACGTGGAGTTGGCCAACCGGCTCGCGCGGCCCGTCACCGTCGAGGTCCGCGAGCGGGTGCCCGTCACGTCCGAATCGGACGTCCGGATCGAGGAGCGGGCCGACTGGACGGCTCCCGAGCAGGGCGGGGGCGCGGGACCGGAGCGGCACGTACCGGGGACCCGCGTCTGGAGGGTGGATCTGCCGTCCGGCGGCGCCGTCGCCCTCGACGGCGGCTACGAGATCCGTATCCCGGCCGGCAAGGCCCTGGCCGGCGGCAACCGCAGGAGCTGA
- a CDS encoding TIGR03086 family metal-binding protein, with translation MTDTAMLDLGPQTRIVAGLVAGVPDARLTDPTPCPAYAVTELLGHLAGLAAAFRDAARKDLGATTGSVPDAAALSLPAGWREELPRVLGELAEAWRDPGAWTGMTRAGGLDLPGDIAGAVAVDELVIHGWDLARATGQDYAPDHAALRACHAFLLEAAADESRGGGIFGPVVPVSDDSPLLDRAVGLSGRDPRWTPPASS, from the coding sequence ATGACCGATACGGCGATGCTCGACCTCGGCCCACAGACCCGGATCGTGGCCGGTCTCGTGGCGGGAGTCCCGGACGCCCGCCTGACCGACCCGACGCCGTGTCCCGCGTACGCGGTCACCGAGCTGCTGGGCCACCTCGCGGGCCTGGCAGCCGCGTTCCGTGACGCGGCCCGCAAGGACCTGGGCGCCACGACGGGCAGCGTCCCCGACGCCGCCGCGCTCTCCCTGCCGGCCGGCTGGCGCGAGGAACTGCCCCGGGTCCTCGGCGAACTGGCCGAGGCGTGGCGGGACCCGGGCGCCTGGACCGGCATGACCCGCGCGGGCGGCCTGGACCTGCCCGGCGACATCGCGGGCGCGGTGGCCGTGGACGAACTGGTCATCCACGGCTGGGACCTGGCCCGGGCCACCGGCCAGGACTACGCGCCCGATCACGCCGCACTGCGCGCCTGCCACGCGTTCCTGCTGGAGGCGGCCGCGGACGAGAGCCGCGGCGGGGGCATCTTCGGACCCGTCGTGCCCGTGTCGGACGACTCCCCGCTGCTGGACCGCGCCGTGGGACTCAGCGGGCGCGACCCCCGCTGGACACCGCCGGCGTCTTCGTAA
- a CDS encoding alpha/beta hydrolase encodes MSRISTLAVALTSALALVSGVAVTASAAPAANAGATAAASTTLATAGAQVDPVDWTPCNPDPSKPDPKIYDCAVYPVPLDYANPSGEKIGIAMMRRRAGDPAKRIGSLFLNPGGPGGSGYMWATTARFDPGVVDRFDMIGFDPRGVARSNPLRCFTTNEEADGVFSRMLVVPVTRTEVTGTLAATRDYTGACARNAGPLIRHMSTMNVVRDLDRMRQAVGDAKLTFAGFSYGTLIGATYANMYPDKVRAVIVDGNVDPNLRLHNGMEYDRQRATGGFEPALAEFLKRCKAAAVPRCAFAEGDTRAKFDAIRDRLRTSPVKLPSGEEVTLSTFTSQVANALYAQTRLAPLAVSLEALNQVIRQQQGLAPAGAKLASQAAADRLAKLAPAALREAPADTPYTSDDSYFGVNCQDKPYPSNPGVFALAARVWERGAPTFGRYQAFDSPTCATWPSPARTSEQYAGPWNRRTANKVMVIGNTFDPATQYRFSQRMQRQLGNAVLVTVDVIEHCAIGRSKALNALVTSYLVDGTAPKPGQVLKPDLDPFPLPAT; translated from the coding sequence TTGTCTCGAATATCCACGCTGGCGGTCGCGCTCACCAGCGCGTTGGCGCTGGTATCCGGTGTCGCCGTCACGGCGTCGGCGGCGCCCGCGGCGAACGCCGGAGCGACGGCCGCCGCTTCGACCACCCTGGCCACCGCCGGGGCGCAGGTCGACCCCGTCGACTGGACGCCCTGCAACCCGGACCCGTCCAAGCCCGACCCGAAGATCTACGACTGCGCCGTGTACCCGGTGCCGCTCGACTACGCGAACCCGTCCGGCGAGAAGATCGGCATCGCCATGATGCGCCGGCGGGCCGGTGATCCCGCCAAGCGCATCGGATCGCTCTTCCTGAATCCCGGCGGCCCCGGCGGCAGCGGCTACATGTGGGCCACCACCGCCCGCTTCGACCCCGGCGTCGTCGACCGTTTCGACATGATCGGCTTCGACCCCCGCGGTGTCGCCCGCAGCAACCCCCTGCGCTGCTTCACGACCAACGAGGAAGCCGACGGCGTCTTCTCCCGGATGCTCGTCGTGCCCGTCACCCGCACCGAGGTGACCGGCACGCTCGCGGCGACCCGGGACTACACGGGAGCGTGTGCCCGCAACGCCGGTCCGCTCATCCGGCACATGTCCACCATGAACGTCGTGCGCGACCTCGACCGGATGCGCCAGGCCGTCGGTGACGCGAAGCTGACCTTCGCCGGGTTCTCGTACGGCACGCTGATCGGCGCCACCTACGCCAACATGTACCCGGACAAGGTGCGCGCGGTCATCGTCGACGGCAACGTCGACCCGAACCTGCGCCTGCACAACGGCATGGAGTACGACCGCCAGCGCGCAACGGGCGGCTTCGAGCCCGCACTGGCCGAGTTCCTCAAGCGCTGCAAGGCCGCCGCCGTGCCGCGCTGCGCCTTCGCCGAGGGCGACACCCGCGCGAAGTTCGACGCGATCCGCGACCGCCTGCGCACCTCGCCGGTGAAGCTGCCGAGCGGGGAGGAGGTCACCCTGAGCACCTTCACCAGTCAGGTGGCCAACGCCCTGTACGCGCAGACCCGGCTGGCGCCCCTGGCGGTCTCGCTCGAGGCGCTGAACCAGGTGATCCGGCAGCAGCAGGGCCTTGCCCCCGCGGGCGCCAAGCTCGCCTCGCAGGCGGCGGCGGACCGGCTGGCCAAGCTCGCCCCGGCGGCGCTGCGCGAGGCTCCCGCCGACACCCCGTACACCTCGGACGACTCCTACTTCGGCGTCAACTGCCAGGACAAGCCGTACCCGTCGAACCCGGGCGTGTTCGCGCTCGCGGCCCGCGTCTGGGAGCGGGGCGCGCCCACCTTCGGCCGCTACCAGGCCTTCGACTCGCCCACCTGCGCGACCTGGCCGTCGCCCGCCCGCACCTCCGAGCAGTACGCCGGGCCCTGGAACCGGCGGACCGCGAACAAGGTCATGGTCATCGGCAACACCTTCGACCCGGCCACCCAGTACCGCTTCTCGCAGCGCATGCAGCGGCAGCTCGGCAACGCCGTGCTGGTGACGGTCGACGTGATCGAGCACTGCGCGATCGGCCGGAGCAAGGCCCTGAACGCGCTAGTGACCTCGTACCTGGTGGACGGGACCGCGCCGAAGCCCGGCCAGGTCCTCAAGCCGGACCTGGACCCCTTCCCGCTGCCGGCGACCTGA